A genomic stretch from Oleomonas cavernae includes:
- the ppa gene encoding inorganic diphosphatase → MDISKVSIGKNPPDDINVVIEIPQGGVPVKYELDKESGALFVDRFLHTAMYYPGNYGFIPHTKSDDGDPCDVIVVGQAPVVPGSIIRVRPIGALMMEDEAGGDEKIIAVPVDKLHPFYKDVKSYLDLPTILCEQIAHFFQHYKDLEKGKWVTIVKWVDTEEAKALIVKGIERAIAEV, encoded by the coding sequence ATGGACATCTCGAAGGTTTCCATCGGCAAGAACCCGCCCGACGACATCAATGTCGTGATCGAGATTCCCCAGGGCGGGGTGCCCGTGAAGTACGAACTCGACAAGGAATCGGGCGCCCTGTTCGTCGACCGTTTCCTGCACACCGCCATGTACTACCCGGGCAACTACGGCTTCATCCCCCACACCAAGTCGGACGACGGCGACCCCTGCGACGTGATCGTGGTCGGCCAGGCGCCGGTGGTGCCCGGCTCGATCATCCGGGTGCGCCCGATCGGCGCCCTGATGATGGAAGACGAGGCCGGCGGCGACGAGAAGATCATCGCCGTGCCGGTGGACAAGCTCCACCCCTTCTACAAGGACGTGAAGTCCTACCTCGACCTGCCCACCATCCTGTGCGAGCAGATCGCCCACTTCTTCCAGCACTACAAGGACCTGGAAAAAGGCAAGTGGGTGACGATCGTGAAATGGGTCGATACCGAGGAAGCCAAGGCCCTGATCGTCAAGGGCATCGAGCGCGCCATCGCCGAAGTCTGA
- a CDS encoding NAD-dependent malic enzyme has product MTKGPLPADLPRGMDLLHTPRLNKGTAFSEEEREALGLVGLLPEGVDTEENRLRRVMLQLDKKSTDMGRYIFLQSLADNDRTLFYKAIMSDPVRFMPIVYTPTVGEACRTYGHIMRRPKGIYLSINRRGRVAEILRNWPEKDIRFIVVTDGERILGLGDLGTNGMGIPIGKLNLYTACAGVPPRMALPVMIDVGTNNEALLRDPLYLGLRQPRVRGPEYDSFLDEFVTAVQEVFPSCCIQFEDFANINAVPLLQRYRDKVCCFNDDIQGTAGVAVAGILAALRMTGKPLAEQQFLFLGAGSAGTGIASLIVQVMQQAGLSEAEARQRCWLFDVNGLLVESRNDLASFQRPFAHAAPPANDFVTAIESLKPTGIIGVSAVPRAFNQLVIEAMARLNERPIIFPYSNPTSHAECTAEEAYRWSEGRAIFASGSPFPPVRLGDRTLIPGQGNNVYIFPAVGLAVFATEATRVTDQMFITAARAVAAQVSEADLAAGLIYPPLSGILEASIHVAVDVARTIFAAGLARVDEPADLEAFIRSRMWQAHYRQLI; this is encoded by the coding sequence ATGACCAAGGGACCGTTGCCGGCCGATCTGCCGCGCGGCATGGATCTGCTCCACACACCCCGCCTGAACAAGGGCACCGCCTTCTCCGAGGAAGAGCGCGAGGCGCTGGGCCTTGTCGGCCTGCTGCCCGAGGGCGTCGACACGGAGGAGAACCGCCTGCGACGGGTCATGTTGCAGTTGGACAAGAAGTCGACGGACATGGGCCGTTACATCTTCCTGCAATCCCTGGCCGACAACGACCGCACCTTGTTCTACAAGGCGATCATGTCCGACCCGGTGCGCTTCATGCCCATCGTCTACACGCCCACCGTGGGCGAGGCCTGCCGGACCTACGGCCACATCATGCGCCGGCCCAAGGGCATCTACCTCAGCATCAACCGCCGCGGCCGGGTGGCCGAGATCCTGCGCAACTGGCCTGAGAAGGATATCCGCTTCATCGTCGTGACCGACGGCGAGCGGATCCTGGGCCTGGGCGACCTCGGCACCAACGGCATGGGCATTCCGATCGGCAAGCTGAACCTCTATACCGCCTGCGCCGGCGTGCCGCCGCGCATGGCCCTGCCGGTGATGATCGACGTCGGCACCAACAACGAGGCCCTGCTGCGCGATCCCCTGTACCTGGGCCTGCGCCAGCCCCGCGTGCGCGGGCCGGAATACGACAGCTTCCTCGACGAATTCGTGACCGCGGTGCAGGAGGTCTTCCCGAGCTGCTGCATCCAGTTCGAGGATTTCGCCAATATCAATGCCGTGCCCCTGCTGCAGCGCTATCGCGACAAGGTGTGCTGCTTCAACGACGACATCCAGGGCACCGCGGGCGTGGCTGTCGCCGGCATCCTGGCCGCCCTGCGCATGACCGGCAAACCGCTGGCCGAGCAGCAGTTCCTGTTCCTGGGCGCCGGCAGCGCCGGCACCGGCATCGCCTCGCTGATCGTCCAGGTCATGCAGCAGGCCGGGCTGTCGGAGGCGGAAGCCCGGCAGCGCTGCTGGCTGTTCGATGTCAACGGCCTGCTGGTGGAAAGCCGCAACGACCTGGCCTCGTTCCAGCGGCCCTTCGCCCACGCGGCGCCGCCGGCCAACGATTTCGTCACCGCGATCGAGAGTTTGAAGCCGACCGGCATCATCGGCGTCTCGGCCGTGCCCAGGGCCTTCAATCAATTGGTGATCGAGGCGATGGCGCGGCTGAACGAGCGGCCGATCATCTTCCCCTATTCCAATCCCACCAGCCATGCCGAGTGTACGGCCGAGGAAGCCTATCGCTGGTCCGAGGGCCGGGCGATCTTCGCCAGCGGCAGCCCCTTTCCGCCGGTGCGCCTGGGCGACAGGACGCTGATTCCCGGCCAGGGCAACAATGTCTACATCTTCCCCGCCGTGGGCCTGGCCGTCTTCGCGACCGAGGCGACCCGGGTGACGGACCAGATGTTCATCACCGCGGCGCGCGCCGTCGCCGCCCAGGTCAGCGAGGCCGACCTGGCCGCCGGCCTGATCTATCCGCCCCTGTCGGGCATCCTGGAAGCCTCGATCCACGTCGCGGTCGATGTCGCCCGCACCATCTTCGCCGCGGGGCTGGCCCGGGTCGACGAGCCCGCCGACCTCGAGGCCTTCATCCGCTCCCGCATGTGGCAGGCTCATTACCGCCAGTTGATCTAG